From Actinosynnema mirum DSM 43827, a single genomic window includes:
- a CDS encoding DUF899 domain-containing protein, translating into MTDPEIVTREQWRAARLELLAEEKELTKHRDRVNEARRRLPMVEVTEDYRFQGPEGELTLLDLFDGRRQLLVHHVMFGPEADAACPSCSFWQDCVGDLTHLHARSTTLVAVSRAPLPKLQAYRERMGWHVPWYSSHGSMFNYDYHASFDASIAPVEWNYRSYEELVRMNPGWENWSGEEQGVSAFLRQGDRVFHTYSCYGRGDDLLNTTYNWLDLTALGRQEGWEKPEGRGSGPFMGWLRRHDEYDPEVIAGARDRA; encoded by the coding sequence ATGACCGACCCGGAGATCGTGACCCGCGAGCAGTGGCGGGCGGCCCGCCTCGAACTGCTCGCCGAGGAGAAGGAGCTGACCAAGCACCGCGACCGGGTCAACGAGGCCCGGCGCAGGCTGCCCATGGTCGAGGTGACCGAGGACTACCGCTTCCAGGGCCCGGAGGGCGAGCTGACCCTGCTCGACCTGTTCGACGGCCGCCGCCAGCTGCTCGTGCACCACGTGATGTTCGGGCCCGAGGCCGACGCCGCCTGCCCGTCCTGCTCGTTCTGGCAGGACTGCGTCGGCGACCTGACCCACCTGCACGCGCGCAGCACCACGCTCGTCGCGGTCTCGCGCGCGCCGCTGCCCAAGCTCCAGGCGTACCGGGAGCGGATGGGCTGGCACGTGCCCTGGTACTCCTCGCACGGCAGCATGTTCAACTACGACTACCACGCCAGCTTCGACGCCTCGATCGCCCCGGTGGAGTGGAACTACCGGAGCTACGAGGAGCTGGTGCGGATGAACCCCGGCTGGGAGAACTGGTCGGGGGAGGAGCAGGGCGTCAGCGCGTTCCTGCGGCAGGGGGACCGGGTGTTCCACACCTACTCCTGCTACGGCCGGGGCGACGACCTGCTCAACACCACCTACAACTGGCTCGACCTGACCGCCCTCGGCCGCCAGGAGGGCTGGGAGAAGCCCGAGGGGCGCGGCTCCGGCCCGTTCATGGGCTGGTTGCGCAGGCACGACGAGTACGACCCCGAGGTGATCGCGGGCGCGCGCGACCGCGCCTAG